The following are encoded in a window of Mycobacterium sp. ELW1 genomic DNA:
- a CDS encoding enoyl-CoA hydratase/isomerase family protein, whose protein sequence is MAKAGRPSAEEIILYDKDPKTKIATITFNRPEYLNAPTAAARLRYSDLLYQAGVDDQVKVVVIRGAGEDLGSGADLPEFMELQNDEDTGPRLGEFRIPPGAVTYPPQGTYRRGASIGAWYASPQSGIRTLQDFKKISILEVKGYCYGWHFYQAADADLVISSDDALFGHPSFRYYGWGPRMWWWTQMMGIRKFQEMVYTGRPFTAAEMYECNFLNSVVAREELEDEVSRYAQACARNRPTDTVFQQKMFFEVFKQFQGEYLGSLLGSTFESLGGVAARDEDEFDMHAGLDSGLAGAVKDNDSKFPPEWRLSKSGRAKAKAEKTETKKTKKKKKKK, encoded by the coding sequence ATGGCTAAAGCCGGACGCCCGTCGGCCGAGGAGATCATCCTCTACGACAAGGACCCGAAGACCAAAATCGCCACGATCACCTTCAACCGGCCCGAGTACCTCAATGCGCCGACCGCCGCTGCGCGCCTGCGGTATTCGGACCTGCTCTACCAGGCCGGTGTGGACGATCAGGTGAAGGTCGTCGTCATCCGGGGCGCGGGGGAGGATCTCGGCAGCGGTGCCGACCTCCCCGAGTTCATGGAGTTGCAGAACGACGAGGACACCGGCCCACGGCTCGGGGAGTTCCGGATTCCGCCTGGCGCGGTGACATACCCGCCGCAGGGGACGTACCGCCGTGGTGCCTCGATCGGTGCGTGGTACGCCAGCCCGCAGTCGGGTATCCGGACGCTGCAGGACTTCAAGAAGATCTCGATCCTCGAGGTCAAGGGATACTGCTACGGCTGGCACTTCTACCAGGCCGCCGACGCCGACCTGGTGATCTCCAGCGACGACGCACTGTTCGGCCATCCGTCGTTCCGCTATTACGGCTGGGGTCCCCGGATGTGGTGGTGGACGCAGATGATGGGCATCCGCAAGTTTCAGGAGATGGTGTACACCGGTCGGCCGTTCACCGCCGCCGAGATGTACGAGTGCAACTTCCTCAACAGCGTGGTGGCACGGGAGGAACTCGAAGACGAGGTCAGTCGGTACGCGCAGGCATGCGCGCGAAACCGGCCCACCGACACAGTTTTTCAGCAGAAGATGTTCTTCGAGGTGTTCAAGCAGTTCCAGGGTGAGTACCTGGGCAGCCTGCTCGGCAGCACCTTCGAGTCGCTGGGTGGCGTAGCCGCGCGCGACGAGGACGAGTTCGACATGCACGCGGGACTCGACTCGGGGCTCGCCGGCGCGGTGAAGGACAACGACAGCAAGTTCCCACCGGAGTGGCGGCTGTCGAAGTCCGGACGCGCGAAAGCCAAGGCCGAGAAGACCGAGACCAAGAAGACGAAAAAGAAGAAGAAGAAGAAGTAG
- a CDS encoding FadD3 family acyl-CoA ligase, whose translation MRAGRPIEPDWQTIPEMVLSAADRFGDSEAVVDGPLRLSFAEVAHRVRCAAGAFANLGVEKGDRVAIWAPNSAHWMIAAFGVLTAGGIVVPVSTRYKQAEAADIITRSGAKAVLIEKGFLGKDFIVPAGVPAIDLKSGLLEDGTPLQREVSGTDIADIIYTSGTTGRPKGVMMNHLQNLRMYAEWCDLADLRRGDRYLIVNPFFHTFGYKAGCIASFIRGATMLPVPVFDVDRVVELIAAEKITMLPGPPTLYHSLLSVEDKSKLATLRAGVTGAADIPVELIRRVHEELPFRTLATGYGLTEAGTATLSRPGDSFDDVATTAGAPCDGVEVRIADDGEVLVRGYSVMQGYFDDPAATAEAIDADGWLHTGDLGSFTESGRLKIVGRKKDMFIVGGFNAYPAEIEGFLMEHPAVAQAAVIGVPDERLGQVGKAFVVLKGESAVSADDLLAWSRDWMAGFKVPRSVVFVDGLPLNATGKVMKDQLR comes from the coding sequence ATTCGAGCGGGCCGGCCCATCGAGCCCGACTGGCAGACCATCCCTGAGATGGTCTTGAGCGCGGCGGACCGATTCGGCGACTCGGAAGCAGTCGTCGACGGTCCGCTGCGACTATCTTTCGCTGAGGTCGCGCACCGGGTGCGGTGTGCGGCAGGCGCGTTCGCGAACCTCGGCGTCGAGAAGGGTGACCGGGTTGCGATCTGGGCGCCCAACTCCGCGCACTGGATGATCGCAGCCTTCGGGGTGCTCACCGCAGGCGGCATCGTCGTTCCGGTCAGTACTCGTTACAAGCAGGCCGAAGCCGCCGACATCATCACCCGCAGCGGCGCCAAGGCGGTCCTGATCGAGAAGGGTTTCCTGGGAAAGGATTTCATCGTCCCGGCCGGTGTGCCTGCGATCGACCTGAAGTCCGGCCTCCTCGAAGACGGCACACCGTTGCAGCGGGAGGTCAGCGGAACCGACATCGCCGACATCATCTACACCTCGGGGACCACCGGGCGGCCCAAGGGCGTCATGATGAATCATCTGCAGAACCTGCGGATGTACGCCGAGTGGTGTGACCTTGCCGATCTGCGCCGAGGCGACCGCTACCTGATCGTCAATCCGTTCTTCCACACCTTCGGATACAAGGCCGGCTGCATCGCCTCCTTCATCCGGGGCGCAACGATGCTGCCCGTCCCGGTCTTCGATGTGGACCGCGTTGTCGAGCTGATCGCCGCCGAGAAGATCACGATGCTGCCGGGGCCGCCGACGCTGTATCACTCGCTGCTGTCGGTCGAAGACAAATCGAAGCTCGCCACGCTGCGGGCCGGGGTGACCGGCGCCGCCGACATTCCGGTGGAACTGATTCGGCGGGTGCACGAGGAACTGCCCTTCCGCACACTGGCCACCGGCTACGGGCTCACCGAGGCAGGCACCGCGACGCTGTCCCGGCCGGGCGACTCATTCGACGATGTCGCCACCACCGCAGGTGCGCCGTGCGACGGAGTCGAGGTGCGCATCGCCGACGACGGCGAAGTGCTGGTCCGCGGTTACAGCGTCATGCAGGGTTACTTCGACGATCCGGCAGCCACGGCCGAGGCCATCGACGCCGACGGCTGGCTGCATACCGGAGACCTTGGCAGCTTCACCGAGTCGGGGCGCCTGAAAATCGTCGGGCGCAAGAAGGACATGTTCATCGTCGGCGGGTTCAACGCTTACCCCGCCGAGATCGAGGGCTTCCTCATGGAGCACCCCGCCGTCGCGCAGGCGGCGGTGATCGGGGTGCCCGACGAGCGGCTCGGTCAGGTCGGCAAGGCATTCGTCGTGCTGAAAGGGGAGAGTGCGGTGTCGGCGGACGATCTGCTGGCCTGGAGCCGAGACTGGATGGCCGGTTTCAAGGTGCCCCGGTCGGTCGTGTTCGTCGACGGCCTGCCGCTGAACGCGACGGGCAAGGTGATGAAGGACCAGTTGCGCTGA
- a CDS encoding M24 family metallopeptidase, with product MTTSTHSGVTQIARTGHTWLDIPQEPDFARMRSEVGARLHTAMADQGVDALVLLGNSNVMYATGISWPLADAGLSHVERPVAVILADDEYPHLFLPFHEDAAVESGLPDDHLHGPMYLEFDEGVAEFATILATLVSPGAAVATDELTGAMRRAGTALFPTPPVDAAPTVGAAKLVKTIDQIACIRRACQITELAVAEIQKSLAPGARQIDLSAEFVRRTFELGATTNMFDSIWQVMPTSKATQGTWTTTGDLALPLLTTERELAQGDVLWTDVSIAYHGYCSDHGRTWIVGQEPTPVQQQQFEKWSRVVDGVLSVTKAGATCGDLGRAAIAAAGGEKPWLPHFYLGHGIGTSAAEMPMIGTDLGQEWDDNFVFPAGMLLVFEPVVWEDGTGGYRGEEIVVVTDGGWMPLTSYPYDPYEVPNGN from the coding sequence GTGACGACATCTACCCATTCCGGCGTCACCCAGATAGCCCGGACCGGGCATACGTGGCTGGATATTCCGCAGGAGCCCGATTTCGCCAGGATGCGCAGCGAAGTCGGCGCCCGTCTACATACCGCGATGGCCGATCAGGGCGTGGACGCACTGGTGCTTCTGGGCAACAGCAATGTCATGTACGCCACCGGAATCAGCTGGCCGCTGGCGGACGCCGGGTTGTCGCATGTGGAGCGGCCGGTGGCGGTGATCCTGGCCGACGACGAGTACCCGCACCTGTTCCTGCCGTTCCATGAGGACGCGGCGGTGGAATCCGGCCTGCCCGATGACCATCTGCATGGGCCCATGTACCTCGAATTCGACGAAGGTGTAGCGGAATTCGCGACTATCCTGGCCACACTTGTCTCGCCGGGCGCGGCGGTGGCGACCGATGAGTTGACCGGGGCGATGCGACGAGCCGGCACCGCGCTGTTCCCCACCCCGCCGGTGGACGCCGCCCCGACCGTCGGTGCTGCGAAACTGGTGAAGACCATCGACCAGATCGCCTGCATCCGGCGAGCCTGTCAGATCACCGAACTAGCCGTCGCCGAGATTCAGAAGTCGCTGGCGCCCGGCGCTCGTCAGATCGATCTGTCCGCTGAATTCGTGCGTCGCACTTTCGAGCTCGGCGCGACTACGAACATGTTCGACTCGATCTGGCAGGTCATGCCCACGTCGAAGGCGACCCAGGGAACCTGGACCACCACCGGCGATCTTGCCCTGCCGCTGTTGACCACCGAGCGCGAGCTGGCGCAAGGCGACGTGTTGTGGACGGACGTGTCCATCGCTTACCACGGCTACTGCTCTGATCATGGGCGCACCTGGATCGTCGGTCAGGAACCGACACCGGTGCAGCAGCAGCAATTCGAGAAATGGAGCCGGGTTGTCGACGGGGTGCTCTCGGTGACCAAGGCCGGCGCCACCTGTGGTGACCTCGGGCGCGCGGCAATCGCCGCCGCGGGCGGGGAGAAGCCGTGGCTGCCGCACTTCTACCTGGGGCATGGGATCGGAACGAGTGCGGCCGAAATGCCGATGATCGGAACGGATCTCGGCCAGGAGTGGGACGACAATTTCGTCTTTCCGGCCGGCATGTTGTTGGTGTTCGAGCCCGTGGTGTGGGAAGACGGCACCGGCGGCTATCGGGGCGAGGAGATCGTCGTCGTCACCGATGGTGGCTGGATGCCGCTGACCTCCTATCCATACGACCCGTATGAGGTGCCCAATGGGAATTGA
- a CDS encoding amidohydrolase family protein — protein sequence MGQLSHRVDVPFPIFDADNHLYEPPEALTKFLPKEYKDYVQYVQVNGRTKIALRGQISNYIPNPTFEVVARPGAWEEYFKYGNPDGKTKRELFGEPMRAIPAFFEPGPRLEVMNELGLDKTLMFPTLASLLEERLSDDPVAIHVLVHSLNQWLDEVWGFNYQNRIFTTPVITLPIVEKAIEELEWVVKRGARCILVRPAPVPGFRGPRSFALPEFDPFWERVVEYDLLVGMHSSDSGYSRYTSEWDGASAEMLPFQTNAMGILNEWRPIQDSVGSWVIHGALYRHPKLKVAIVEAGSKWMTPLLDGLAEVFRKAPEAFPSDPVEMVKSRIHVSPFFEDGIDDLVNLVGVDQVLYGSDWPHPEGLAEPTYYIEALQHLKADDQAKIMGGNLSRLVTV from the coding sequence ATGGGTCAACTGTCGCACCGGGTGGACGTACCGTTTCCGATCTTCGACGCGGACAACCATCTCTACGAGCCGCCGGAGGCGCTGACCAAGTTCCTGCCCAAGGAATACAAGGACTACGTCCAGTACGTGCAGGTCAACGGCCGCACCAAGATTGCGCTGCGCGGTCAGATCAGCAATTACATTCCGAACCCGACCTTCGAGGTCGTCGCCCGGCCGGGCGCCTGGGAGGAGTACTTCAAGTACGGCAACCCGGACGGTAAGACCAAGCGCGAACTGTTCGGTGAGCCGATGCGCGCCATCCCCGCGTTCTTCGAGCCCGGCCCGCGCCTCGAGGTGATGAACGAGCTCGGTCTGGACAAGACCCTGATGTTCCCGACCCTGGCCAGCCTGCTCGAGGAGCGGCTGTCCGATGACCCCGTGGCCATCCACGTCCTGGTCCACTCGCTCAACCAGTGGCTCGACGAGGTGTGGGGGTTCAACTACCAGAACCGCATCTTCACCACCCCCGTCATCACGCTGCCGATCGTCGAGAAAGCGATCGAGGAGCTCGAGTGGGTGGTCAAGCGGGGCGCCCGCTGCATCCTGGTTCGCCCGGCGCCGGTTCCCGGATTCCGTGGGCCACGGTCGTTCGCGCTGCCCGAGTTCGACCCGTTCTGGGAGCGCGTCGTCGAGTACGACCTGCTGGTCGGCATGCACTCCAGCGACAGTGGCTACTCCCGGTACACGTCCGAATGGGACGGTGCCAGCGCCGAGATGCTGCCGTTCCAGACCAATGCGATGGGCATCCTCAACGAGTGGCGCCCGATCCAGGACTCGGTGGGGTCGTGGGTGATTCACGGTGCGCTGTACCGCCATCCGAAGCTGAAGGTCGCGATCGTCGAGGCCGGCTCGAAGTGGATGACCCCGCTGCTCGACGGCTTGGCCGAGGTCTTCCGCAAGGCCCCGGAGGCTTTCCCGAGCGATCCGGTCGAGATGGTCAAGAGCCGCATCCACGTCAGCCCGTTCTTCGAAGACGGCATCGACGATCTGGTGAACCTCGTCGGCGTGGACCAGGTGCTGTACGGCTCGGACTGGCCGCATCCCGAAGGGCTGGCGGAGCCGACCTACTACATCGAGGCACTTCAGCACCTGAAGGCCGACGATCAGGCAAAGATCATGGGCGGCAACCTGTCCCGCCTCGTCACCGTGTGA
- a CDS encoding IS481 family transposase, giving the protein MVHRNAPLSETGRLRLARCVVEDGWTLRRAAERFQVAVTTAARWARRYRELGEAGMADRSSRPHHSPNQTPTRTERRIIKVRVLRRWGPARIAYLLGLNVSTVHNVLRRYGLAKLRWLDRPTGRVIRRMESASPGDLVHVDVKKVGKIPAGGGWRMLGRSAGNHHSRKDRSIGTGSDRSGRRGYHFLHTAIDAHSRLAYSELLIDERKDTAADFWQRANEWFNACGFTVRKVLTDNGSCYRSHSFRDALGQIEHRRTKPYRPQTNGKVERFHRTLADEWAYARLYTSDAERCAEFPRWLHTYNHHRGHTALGGQPPATRVPNLSGQYI; this is encoded by the coding sequence ATGGTCCACCGTAATGCCCCCTTGTCCGAAACCGGTCGTCTGCGGCTGGCACGTTGCGTTGTCGAGGATGGCTGGACGCTGCGACGGGCGGCCGAGCGGTTCCAGGTTGCGGTCACTACCGCTGCGCGCTGGGCCCGCCGCTACCGCGAACTAGGCGAAGCCGGCATGGCCGACCGCAGCTCACGCCCACATCACAGCCCTAATCAAACCCCCACACGCACCGAGCGGCGCATCATTAAAGTCCGAGTACTTCGACGTTGGGGACCGGCTCGCATTGCTTATCTGCTGGGACTGAATGTCTCGACTGTCCACAACGTGTTGAGGCGCTACGGCCTAGCCAAGCTGCGGTGGCTGGACCGGCCCACCGGGCGAGTTATCCGGCGGATGGAGTCAGCCAGCCCCGGCGACCTGGTGCATGTCGATGTCAAGAAGGTAGGCAAGATCCCGGCTGGCGGCGGATGGCGCATGTTGGGCCGCAGCGCAGGAAATCATCACTCCCGCAAGGACAGAAGCATAGGAACTGGCAGCGACCGTTCCGGGCGGCGTGGTTATCACTTCTTGCACACCGCCATCGACGCTCACTCCCGGCTGGCCTACTCCGAACTGCTAATCGACGAACGCAAAGACACAGCTGCTGACTTCTGGCAAAGGGCTAACGAATGGTTCAACGCATGCGGCTTCACCGTACGGAAAGTGTTGACAGACAACGGCTCCTGTTACCGATCCCACTCATTCCGAGATGCACTCGGGCAGATCGAACATCGTCGAACCAAACCCTATCGACCCCAGACGAACGGCAAGGTGGAGCGATTCCACCGAACCCTTGCCGATGAATGGGCATATGCGCGGCTCTACACCAGCGACGCCGAACGGTGCGCGGAGTTCCCTCGCTGGCTGCATACCTACAATCACCATCGCGGCCACACCGCACTCGGCGGCCAACCACCCGCCACCCGCGTACCTAACCTCTCAGGTCAGTACATCTAG
- a CDS encoding M24 family metallopeptidase — translation MGIEIEADARALRLSRRERALAQMEAHDLDVLVLGRQANVRYISGAPQLWVVGTRPFGPICEFVRATGEIHLNSTWDEGIPEEIPHENLYGFAWNPMTLVEILKNINGAATARRVGTDALTPTFAKLLPMAFPNAELVDAEQAMQAARRIKTPQEVQALRHALAIAEEGLAAGVTALGPGTTAKFITAAVLEAEAAGGVSTPATQDAAWVTSKENPWRRAEGGVIREGDLVVLSAGVLADGYVAEVARTLPVGDPTDAMRGLYRRRDSLWDSLIEACRPGNATSALLDAYAHAGEQLPVTPVAHGLGLGFDPPVVSPQLRATADAELLEAGMVLAITAHVWEESVGSVITRDAVLITADGCEVLTSSCTDHGR, via the coding sequence ATGGGAATTGAGATCGAGGCCGATGCCCGGGCTCTGCGGCTAAGCCGTCGCGAGCGTGCCTTGGCCCAGATGGAGGCCCACGACCTGGACGTGCTGGTGCTGGGCCGTCAGGCCAATGTTCGCTACATCTCCGGTGCCCCCCAGTTGTGGGTAGTGGGCACCCGCCCGTTCGGACCGATCTGTGAATTCGTGCGCGCCACCGGGGAGATCCACCTCAACAGCACGTGGGATGAGGGCATACCCGAGGAAATCCCGCACGAGAATCTGTATGGGTTCGCATGGAATCCCATGACATTGGTCGAGATCCTGAAGAACATCAACGGGGCCGCCACCGCACGGCGAGTGGGAACCGACGCCCTGACGCCGACTTTCGCGAAGCTGCTGCCGATGGCGTTCCCGAACGCGGAGTTGGTTGACGCCGAGCAGGCCATGCAGGCTGCCCGCCGGATCAAGACTCCCCAAGAAGTGCAGGCGTTGCGTCACGCGCTGGCGATCGCCGAGGAGGGTCTGGCCGCGGGTGTGACAGCGCTCGGTCCGGGTACCACCGCGAAATTCATCACCGCTGCGGTGTTGGAGGCGGAAGCCGCCGGTGGGGTGAGTACCCCGGCAACACAGGATGCCGCCTGGGTGACGTCGAAGGAGAATCCGTGGCGCCGCGCCGAGGGCGGGGTGATACGCGAGGGTGACCTGGTGGTGTTGTCAGCCGGGGTGCTGGCCGACGGATATGTCGCCGAAGTGGCCCGCACGCTCCCGGTCGGCGATCCCACCGATGCTATGCGCGGGCTCTACCGGCGCCGGGATTCGCTGTGGGACAGCCTGATCGAGGCGTGCCGACCGGGCAACGCCACGAGCGCGTTGTTGGATGCCTACGCCCACGCCGGTGAGCAACTGCCGGTCACGCCGGTGGCGCACGGCCTGGGCCTGGGGTTCGACCCGCCAGTCGTCTCGCCACAGCTACGGGCCACTGCCGACGCCGAGCTGCTGGAGGCGGGAATGGTGCTCGCCATCACCGCCCACGTCTGGGAGGAGTCGGTCGGCTCGGTCATCACCCGGGACGCTGTGTTGATCACCGCTGACGGGTGCGAGGTACTGACGTCTAGTTGTACTGACCACGGACGTTAA
- a CDS encoding amidohydrolase family protein, which yields MSTLTATLYPPEGFGAPKNRQGHATGDFGLPAGTEVFSADNHISVAQDIFYEKFPEDLKGQAPRIWYEDGAYMVGMKGKAWTGGDFGRVLMQYDDMAGASTNDMAARVRELAEDGIDKELAFPNAVLALFHYPDKALRERVFRVYNEVMAELQEQSKGHFYGVGLINWWDPKGTRQNLAELKALGLKTFLLPLNPGKDDDGNIYDYGAASMDAVWDEIEDSGVPVTHHIGETPPKTPCENNSVVVGMMVNVDSFREQFAKYVFSGILDRHPKLKVGWFEGGIAWVPTALQDAQHMLASYRHMFNHQLSHDPRYYWDNHMCASFMVDPLGLELIDKIGVDNVMWSSDYPHNESTFGYSEKSLATVVEAVGPENAAKICSSNIKNFLGVQ from the coding sequence ATGTCGACGTTGACTGCCACGCTCTACCCGCCGGAAGGTTTCGGCGCGCCCAAGAACCGTCAGGGTCATGCCACGGGTGACTTCGGATTGCCCGCCGGCACTGAGGTTTTCTCGGCCGACAACCACATCTCGGTGGCCCAGGACATCTTCTACGAGAAGTTCCCCGAGGATCTCAAAGGTCAGGCGCCCCGGATCTGGTACGAAGACGGCGCCTACATGGTCGGCATGAAGGGCAAGGCGTGGACCGGCGGTGACTTCGGCCGGGTTCTCATGCAGTACGACGATATGGCCGGGGCGTCGACCAACGACATGGCTGCCCGCGTCCGCGAACTCGCTGAGGACGGTATCGACAAGGAGTTGGCCTTCCCCAACGCCGTCCTCGCGTTGTTCCACTACCCGGACAAGGCGTTGCGGGAGCGGGTGTTCCGTGTCTACAACGAGGTGATGGCCGAACTGCAGGAGCAGTCCAAGGGGCACTTCTACGGGGTCGGCCTGATCAACTGGTGGGATCCGAAGGGCACCCGCCAGAACCTCGCAGAGCTGAAGGCTCTCGGACTCAAGACTTTTCTGCTGCCGCTCAATCCGGGCAAGGATGACGACGGCAACATCTACGACTATGGCGCCGCGTCGATGGATGCGGTCTGGGACGAGATCGAAGACTCCGGCGTGCCCGTCACACACCACATCGGAGAGACGCCGCCGAAGACGCCGTGCGAGAACAACAGCGTCGTCGTCGGAATGATGGTCAACGTCGACTCGTTCCGCGAACAGTTCGCCAAGTACGTCTTCTCCGGAATCCTCGACCGGCACCCGAAGCTGAAGGTCGGCTGGTTCGAAGGCGGAATCGCCTGGGTGCCAACCGCATTGCAGGATGCGCAGCACATGCTCGCGTCCTACCGGCACATGTTCAACCACCAGTTGTCCCACGATCCTCGGTACTACTGGGACAACCACATGTGCGCCTCGTTCATGGTGGACCCGCTCGGCTTGGAGCTCATCGACAAGATCGGCGTGGACAACGTGATGTGGTCGTCGGACTACCCGCACAACGAATCGACCTTCGGTTACTCGGAGAAGTCCTTGGCGACCGTGGTCGAGGCAGTGGGCCCGGAGAACGCGGCCAAGATCTGCAGCTCCAACATCAAGAATTTCCTGGGCGTCCAGTGA
- a CDS encoding CoA transferase: MTDSPLTGFVVVDLSTGIPGGYCTKLLADAGAEVIKVEAPEGDPLRRWSASGAQIGPNEDGALFSFLAGGKHSAVAHPDLDDDLRWIGDLLAGADAVVWSSGSPLAEHPTLMPAAVHAAHPHLIVVAITPFGLDGPWSGRPATEFTLQAWSGGIVGLGRGAPDRAPVYVGGRVGDYLSGAYASAAILAARMQVLAGGAGELIDLSMLESHVMGLTYYPATYFDMLGRPWRDARKLTVPGIARVKDGLVDVGCGTAQQWFDLCAMTGHEEWIDENAPLSITEQASEKADELYAWMAERTGDEVRELATAFRIPNAPVATPDTIESLEHFVARKTFVTHPAGFRQPGHPYRIAGVELRPPSPAPRLGEHTDRHRQASRTPRRPGAAQDRLPLSGIRVVDLTTFWAGPSATHLMALLGAEVIHVESARRPDGTRMIAGVPVTEDHWWERQPIFAALNTSKKDLTLDLGTERGRELLLRLIATADVVAENYTPRVLDHLGLDYAALQRIRPDIVMCRMPGFGLDGPWRDNPAFAYVIEAAAGISWLTGYPDRNPYEPYSVGDPNAGLHALNAVLLALEHRRRTGEGALVEAAMVDAALNIAAEQIVEYTAYGAVLQRAGNRGPSASPQNLYRSNEIDEFGRDDSWVAIAVETDEQWQALRSALGDPDWAADPHLDTEGGRRAREDLVDRHLGAWCRDRSGDEIVAALWPAGVPVAKVIQPHRQTELEQLAAREFFEVLDHPVNAPARFTTMPFRLSRRTPPIHRAPAPMLGQHNHELLIELGLSDSDIEELVAAGVIGSAPPG, encoded by the coding sequence ATGACCGACTCGCCACTGACCGGCTTTGTCGTGGTCGACCTGTCCACCGGCATCCCCGGCGGATACTGCACCAAGTTGCTCGCCGACGCCGGCGCCGAGGTCATCAAAGTCGAGGCGCCCGAGGGTGATCCGCTGAGGCGATGGTCGGCCTCGGGTGCGCAGATCGGGCCGAACGAGGACGGCGCGCTGTTCAGCTTTCTGGCCGGTGGTAAGCACAGCGCGGTCGCCCACCCTGACCTCGACGATGATCTCCGATGGATCGGCGATCTTCTGGCCGGTGCCGACGCCGTCGTCTGGTCATCGGGGTCACCGCTGGCCGAACACCCGACGCTGATGCCCGCCGCGGTGCACGCCGCCCATCCACACCTGATCGTCGTCGCGATCACACCGTTCGGTCTCGACGGCCCGTGGAGTGGCCGCCCCGCAACCGAATTCACGCTGCAGGCCTGGTCCGGCGGCATTGTCGGGCTGGGCCGCGGCGCCCCGGACCGCGCGCCGGTCTACGTCGGCGGCCGGGTCGGCGACTACCTGTCCGGGGCGTACGCCAGTGCGGCGATACTGGCGGCCCGCATGCAGGTGTTGGCCGGTGGCGCCGGTGAGCTCATCGATCTGTCCATGCTGGAAAGTCACGTCATGGGTCTGACGTACTACCCGGCGACCTACTTCGACATGCTCGGACGGCCCTGGCGTGACGCCCGCAAGCTGACCGTGCCTGGCATCGCCCGCGTCAAGGACGGCTTGGTGGACGTCGGATGTGGCACCGCACAGCAGTGGTTCGACCTGTGCGCGATGACCGGGCACGAGGAGTGGATCGACGAGAACGCGCCCCTGAGCATCACCGAGCAGGCCAGCGAGAAAGCCGACGAGCTGTACGCCTGGATGGCCGAGCGCACCGGTGACGAGGTCCGCGAACTGGCCACCGCGTTCCGCATCCCCAACGCGCCGGTCGCCACCCCCGACACCATCGAGTCGCTGGAACACTTCGTCGCCAGGAAGACGTTCGTCACCCACCCGGCCGGTTTCCGCCAGCCCGGCCATCCCTACCGGATCGCCGGCGTCGAGCTGCGTCCGCCGTCGCCGGCCCCGAGACTCGGCGAACACACCGACCGGCACCGCCAGGCGTCGCGCACGCCACGGCGGCCCGGCGCCGCCCAGGATCGATTGCCGCTCAGCGGGATCCGCGTGGTGGATCTCACCACATTCTGGGCCGGACCGTCGGCCACCCACCTGATGGCGCTACTGGGTGCCGAGGTGATCCACGTCGAGTCCGCGCGCCGCCCCGACGGCACCCGGATGATCGCCGGGGTGCCGGTCACCGAAGATCACTGGTGGGAGAGGCAGCCGATCTTCGCCGCGCTGAACACCAGCAAGAAGGACCTCACCCTCGACCTGGGTACCGAACGCGGCCGTGAGCTGCTGCTCCGGCTGATCGCCACCGCCGACGTGGTTGCCGAGAACTACACGCCGCGGGTGCTCGACCACCTGGGCCTGGACTACGCTGCGTTACAACGTATCCGGCCCGATATCGTGATGTGCCGCATGCCGGGTTTCGGGCTGGACGGACCGTGGCGGGACAACCCGGCGTTCGCGTATGTGATCGAGGCCGCCGCCGGTATCAGCTGGCTCACCGGCTACCCGGACCGGAATCCGTACGAACCGTATTCCGTTGGCGATCCCAACGCCGGGTTGCACGCGCTGAACGCGGTGCTGCTCGCCCTCGAACATCGACGGCGCACCGGCGAGGGGGCACTCGTCGAGGCGGCGATGGTGGATGCGGCGCTCAACATCGCCGCCGAGCAGATCGTCGAGTACACCGCGTACGGCGCGGTGCTCCAGCGTGCCGGCAATCGGGGACCTTCGGCATCGCCGCAGAACCTCTACCGCAGCAACGAGATCGACGAGTTCGGCCGGGACGACTCCTGGGTGGCGATCGCCGTCGAAACCGACGAGCAGTGGCAGGCGCTGCGCAGCGCACTCGGTGATCCGGACTGGGCCGCCGATCCCCACCTCGACACCGAGGGTGGCCGACGTGCCCGTGAGGACCTCGTCGACCGACACCTGGGCGCGTGGTGCCGGGACCGCAGCGGGGACGAGATCGTCGCCGCGCTGTGGCCGGCCGGCGTCCCGGTGGCCAAGGTCATCCAGCCGCACCGACAGACCGAGCTCGAGCAGCTTGCCGCCCGCGAGTTCTTCGAGGTGCTCGATCACCCGGTGAACGCGCCGGCGAGGTTCACCACGATGCCGTTCCGGCTGTCCCGCCGAACACCGCCGATTCACCGCGCGCCGGCACCGATGCTCGGCCAGCACAACCACGAGCTGCTGATCGAACTCGGCTTGTCCGACAGCGACATCGAGGAACTGGTGGCAGCTGGAGTGATCGGCTCGGCGCCGCCGGGCTGA